The sequence below is a genomic window from Streptomyces sp. NBC_00582.
ACGTGACCGGGTTCCGCCTACGCGAAATCCCCAAGAATGGTTTACGGTTCATCCATAGGCGGTGAGCGAGGTCGAGCGACAGCCTCCTTCGTACACCATCCTTGACGGCCCTGGCTGGCTTCCCCCGTCCAGCCAGGGCTTTTTCCTGCCCTTCCGCCGAAAGTCACCTCCGCCGAGGTGCCCGGTCGGCCGGCAGCGGCTGAAATGGGCTGTGGAGAAAGCACCGCGACCGATCGCCCGGCGAGGAGCACCGCGCCATGACCAAAGCGACCAAACTGCTGACCGCCCTCCCCCCGCCCCAGCGCCGGCGTCTGATGGAGCTGGCCCGGGAGGTCTCCTTCCCGGAGGACGCCCGGATCTTCGAGGCGGGCGGCCACGCCGACCGTTTCTGGGTCGTCCGCTCCGGCGCGGTCTCCCTCGTCCAGCCGGTGACCTCGGTGCAGCGCGTCACCGTCGCGAGCCTCGGCGCCGGTGATCTGCTCGGCTGGTCCTGGCTGTTCCCGCCGTACCGGTGGGACTTCGGCGCCGAGGCGTTCAGCCCGGTCCGCGCCTACGAGTTCGAGGCGCAGCCGGTGCTGAAGCTGTGCGAGGAGGACCCGGCGCTCGGGGTCACCCTCGTACGGATCGTGGCCGAGATCCTCGCCCACCGGCTGGAGATGACCCGCAACCGCCTGCTGGAGCAGTACGGGACCCACCGGCGCCGGGTGCTGTGAGCGGCGCTCGGCGGATCGGTCAGACCCGGTAGCGGCGCAGCGCCGGTACCGCGGCCGCCAGGGCCAGCATCACCGTGACGACCAGCAGGCCGCCGCCCGCGACCGCCGCCCGGGGACCGAACGCGGCGCCCGCGGTGCCGTGCAGGACGTCGGCGAGCCGCGGTCCGCCCGCGACGACGACCGTGAAGACGCCCTGCATCCGGCCGCGCATCTCGTCGGTGGCCGCGGACAGCAGGATCGCCCCGCGGAAGACCATCGAGACCATGTCGGCGACGCCGGCGACGGCCAGGAACAGCACCGCGAGCCACAGGCTCGTGCTCAGCCCGAACCCGGTGATCGCGGCGCCCCAGGCGACGACCGCGCCGATCACCATCCAGCCGTGCCGACGGGCCCGGGAGAACGTTCCGGAGAACAGTCCGCCCAGCACCGCGCCGATGGGGATCGCCGCGAACAGCAGACCGAGGGCGAGCCCTTCGCTGTAGGACGCGTACGTCTCCGCGGCGAGCTGCGGGAACAGGGCGCGGGGCATGCCGAAGACCATCGCGACGACATCCGCGAGGAAGGACAGCAGCAGGACCTTGTGCCCGGCTATGTACCGGAAGCCCTCCGCGATCTCGCGCACCCCGGCCCGCTTGGCCGTGGCGGTCGCGAGCGGCGGCAGCGCGGGCAGCCGGACGACCGCCCACAGCGTCACGCACAGGGCGAGGGCGTCGAGCAGATACAGCTCGGGCAGGCCGATCACCGGGATCAGGGCGCCCGCGAGCAGCGGGCCCGCGACCAGTCCGGTCTGCATGACCGTGGAGCCGAGGGCGTTGGCGGCGGCGAGTTCCTCCGCCGGGACCAGCCGGGCGATCGAGGCGTTGCGGGCGGGCGCGTTGAGGCCGAAGAACGCCTGCTGGGCGGCGAGCAGCACCATCAGCACGGCCACCGAGTCCAGGCCGGAGACGGCCTGGAGCCAGAACAGCACCGAGGTGACGGCGATCCCGGTGTTGGTGATCAGCAGCAGCCTGCGCCGGTCCATGGTGTCGGCGACGGCGCCGCCCCACAGCGCGAACAGCACCATCGGCACCAGCCCGGCGAGGCTGGCGTAGCCGACCCAGGCGGAGGAGCCGGTGATGTCGTAGATCTGCTTGGGCACGGCGACGGCGGTGAGCTGGCTGCCGACGGCCGTCACGATGGTCGAGGACCACAGCCGGCGGTAGGCGGGGCGGCGCAGGGGGCGGGTGTCCATCGCCCAGCGGCGCCAGCCGCGCCGGGCCGCTTCCTGGGGATGCGGGCCGTCGTCGGTACCGGCCTCGGGTGCGGTGCTGCTGCTCTCGCTGGTGTCCACACGCGTCCTGGTTGCTCGTTACATCTTTCGGGTCGGGGGCCACTATTTCAGCAGCACCTGGGGGGACGCGGCCCTTTTGGACGTGCAATCTCAGATCGCGGACTCAGGCGCCCGCGACGAGCAGCACTCCGAGGGTGACCATCGTGGCGGCGACCAGGCCGTCGAGGACACGCCAGGCGGCGGGCCGGGTCAGGAAGCGGCCGAGCAGGCGGGCGCCGAAGCCCAGGGCGGCGAACCAGCACAGACTGGCGAGGGCGGCCCCGAGGCCGAAGGTCCAGCGCAGCGGGCCGCGGTCGGCGGCGATGGAACCGACCAGGAAGACCGTGTCGAGGTAGACGTGCGGGTTGAGCCAGGTGAGGGCGAGGCAGGTGAGCACGGCCCGGCGGCGTGAGCCGGCGGCCTCCCCGTCGGTGCGCAGCGCGTCGGTGCCGGGCCGGATCACCCTGCGGGCCGCCAGCAGTCCGTAGCCGAGCAGGAACGCGCCGCCGACCCACCCGACCACGGTCAGGGCGTCCGGCCAGGCCACCACCAGGGCGCCCACGCCGCCCACCCCGAGGGCGATGAGGACGGCGTCGGACAGGGCGCAGATCCCGACGACGGCCAGGACGGCGTCGCGGCGGATCCCCTGCCGCAGGACGAAGGCGTTCTGGGCGCCGATGGCGACGATGAGCGAGAGACCGGTGCCGAAGCCTGCGGCCGCGGCGGCGAGTGCGGTGGACATGGCCTCCAGGCTAGGGAGGCGATCACCGCACGTACAGCTAAAGATTTTTACGTACCATTAGCGCTCGTGATGACCTCATGATGACCGACCTCCCCCTCGAGCAAGTGCGGACGCTGCTGGCCGTGGTGGACGAGGGCACCTTCGACGCGGCGGCCGCGGTGCTGCATGTGACACCGTCGGCGGTCAGTCAGCGCGTCAAGGCGCTGGAGCAGCGCACGGGCCGGGTCCTGCTGCTGCGCACCAAGCCGGTGCGGCCCACGGAGTCCGGTGAGATCGTCGTCCGGTTCGCCCGGCAGCTCGCCCGGCTGGAACGCGACACGCGGTCCGAGCTGGGCATGAGCGGGGCCGGTGAGCCGACGCGGGTGACGGTCGCGGTGAACGCGGACTCGCTGGCGACCTGGTTCCTGCCCGCCCTGGCCCGGGTGCCGCGGGATCCGCCGCTGTGCTTCGAACTCCACCGGGAGGACGAGACGCGTACGGCGGAACTCCTGCGCGAGGGGCTCGTGATGGCCGCGGTCACCTCGTCGTCGGAGGCGGTGACCGGCTGTTCGGTGCGCGTCCTGGGCACCATGCGCTATCTGGCCGCCGCCAGCCCGGAGTTCGTGGCCCGCCATCTGTCGGACGGGCCCCTGGCCGAGACGCTGGCGCGGGCGCCGGTGATGACCTTCGACCGCAGCGACGATCTCCAGGACGCGTTCGTCCGCAGGCTGCGGCGGGGCGTCGGCGGCGCGGGTCCCCTCCGACACGCCGTGCCGACCTCGGAGGGTTTCGTGGACGCGGTCGCCGCCGGGTTCGGCTGGGGCATGGTCCCCGAGGCGCAGGCGGGCACCCTGCTGGACACCGGCCGTCTGATCCCCCTGGCCCCCGACCGCCCTCTGGACGTACCGCTGTACTGGCAGCAGTGGAAACTCGACTCGCCGGCCCTGGCGGCGGTGGCCGAGGCCGTCGCCGAGGAGGCCACGCAGGCGTTGAGGAGGTGAGGGGCGGACCGGGGCCGGATCAGGTGCCCAGGCCCGCCAAGGTGCCCGCCGCGCTGTCCAGGAGCATCTCCAGGGCCGTCGGGTAGGCGCTGGTGAGCATGTGGGAGGTCAGCAGGGGGGCCGCCTCGGCGATGCGGGGGTGGGTGGTGGCGGGGAGCCGGGCGTAGGTCGAGGCCCACTTGGCGTCGTCGGCGCGCTGGGACGCCCGGGGCAGGGCCAGGGACGCCGCGTCCAGGGCGGCGAAGGCCAGTGTCTGGTCGATGAAGGCGTGGTAGATGCGGACCGTCTCCGGGAGGGGGAAGCCAGCGGTGCGCAGAATGTCCAGGACGGCCTCGTCGGCGGCCAGTTCGTTCGCCCGGCCGGTGACCCGGCTCGCGGTGAGCTGCGCCGCCTGCGGATGGGCGACGTACGCGGCGTGGATGCGCAGCCCGATCGCGTGCAGGTCCGCCCGCCACCGACCCGACGGCGTCCAGCCGCGCAGCGCCTCCCCGATCAGCGCGTCGCCGATGGCCAGGGTCAGCTCGTCCATGCCCCGGAAGTAGCGGTACAGGGTGCTGGGGTCGCAGTCCAGGGCGAGGCCGAGGCGGCGCGCGGTCAGCCCGCTGCTGCCGTGCTCGCGCAGCAGCCGCAGCGCGGCGTCCACGATCAGCCGCTCGGAGAGCACGGTGCCGCTCCTGGTGGGCCGGCGCCGCCGCCGCTTCTCCTCCGGTACGACCGCCTTCGGCATCCTCGTCCGCCTCCTTATGCCAACGCCATTGACCTTACGGCAGGGGAAGGCGTTGTATCGCGGACAGGGCCCCCTTCTTCCGCACACCTCCTTGCGCACCTCTTGCGCACACCTTTCGACCGAGGGAGTTCTCGTCATGCGTGTCCTGCTCGTGGGCGCCGGTGGCGTCGGTACCGCCGTCACCCGGATCGCCGCCCGGCGTCCGTTCCTCGAGGCGATGGTGGTCGCCGACCACGACCCCGCCCGCGCCGCGGCCGCCGTCGCCGCGCTGGACGGCGACGACCGGTTCACCGCCGAGCGCGTCGACGCCGGCGACGAGGAGGCGGTCGCCGCGCTGCTCGCCCGGCACCGCTGCGACGTGCTGCTCAACGCCACCGACCCGCGTTTCGTGATGCCCCTGTTCGGCGCGGCGCGCACCGCCGGGGCCACCTATGTCGACATGGCGATGTCCCTGTCCCGGCCGCACCCCGAGCGGCCCTACGAGGAGTGCGGGGTCAAGCTCGGCGACGCCCAGTTCGCCCGGGCCGACGAGTGGGCGGAGGCGGGCCGCCTCGCCCTGGTCGGCATGGGGGTGGAGCCCGGTCTGTCGGACGTGTTCGCGCGGTACGCCGCCGACGAGCTCTTCGACGAGATCGAGGAGATCGGCATCCGGGACGGCGCCAACCTCACCGTCGACGGCGCCGACTTCGCGCCCTCCTTCAACATCTGGACCACCATCGAGGAGTGTCTGAACCCCCCGGTGGTCTACGAGGCGGACCGCGGCTGGTACACCACCGAGCCCTTCAGCGAGCCGGAGGTGTTCGACTTCCCCGAGGGCATCGGCCCGGTCGAGTGCGTCAACGTGGAGCACGAGGAGGTGCTGCTCGTCCCCCGCTGGGTGGACGCCCGCCGGGTCACCTTCAAGTACGGCCTGGGCCGCGAGTTCGTCGACACGCTGAAGACGCTGCACAGACTGGAGCTGGACCGCACCACGCCGGTCACCGTGCCCAGCGCGGCGGGCCCGGTGCCGGTCTCGCCCCGGGACGTGGTCGCCGCCTGTCTGCCCGACCCGGCGACGCTGGGCGAGCGCATGCACGGCAAGACCTGCGCCGGCACCTGGGTGCGGGGCGTGAAGGACGGCGCGCCGCGCGAGGTGTACCTGTACCACGTGGTCGACAACCAGTGGTCCATGGCCGAGTACGGCAGCCAGGCCGTGGTCTGGCAGACGGCGGTCAACCCGGTCGTCGCCCTGGAACTCCTCGCCACCGGCGCCTGGTCCGGCAAGGGCGTCCTCGGCCCCGAGGCGTTCCCCGCCCGCCCCTTCCTCGACCTGCTGACCGCTTACGGCTCCCCGTGGGGTGTGCGGGAGCAGTGAGCCCGTTCCCGGTCGCGTCCGTTTCACTTCCGCACCGGCGGTGACCCGCCCCGGAGCAACGCGTCAGGAACAGCAGGAAGAGTACGGACGACTTCGAGCGGAGTGACTTCGATGGACGACTGGCGACAGCACGCGGCGTGCCGCCACGAGGACCCCGACCTCTTCTTCCCGATCGGCACCTCGGGACCGTCGCTGCTGCAGACGCAGCAGGCGAAGGCGGTGTGCCACCGCTGCCCGGTGCGCGAGCAGTGCCTGGAGTGGGCGCTGGACACGGACCAGACCCTGGGCGTGTGGGGCGGCACGACCGAGACGGAACGGCGCGCGCTCCGACGGCGCGCCCGGGCCCGCCGGGGTTCATGACCGCCGTAGCGGCCCCCGCCTCGCCGTGTGCCGTTCGCCCTCGGTGCGGGCCTCCTCCGCCCGGTCCTCCGCGGGCACGGTGGCCGCGGGCAGGCGCAGGGTGAAGGTGCTGCCGGTGCCGGGGGTGCTCGCCGCCTCGGCGGTGCCGCCGTGGGCGGCCACCAGCTGCCGGACGATCGCGAGACCGAGACCGCTGCCCCCGGTGCGGCGGCTGCGGGACTTCTCCGCGCGCCAGAACCGGTCGAAGACGTACGGCAGATCCTCGGCCGCGATGCCGGTGCCGGTGTCGCCGACCGTCAGGACCGCCTCGCCGCCGTCCCGCCGGGCGCCGAGCGTGACCGTACCGCCGGGCGGGGTGTGCCGTACGGCGTTGGCGACGAGGTTGCCGAGTGCCTGGCGCAGCCGTACCGGGTCGGCGTCCAGCCAGGGCGTGCCGTCGGTCCCGGTGCGCAGGGTGACGCCGGCGTCCTGGGCGGCGACCCGGTGGGCCGCGGCGACCTGGGCGAGGAGGTCGTCGGCGGGGACGGGTTCGCGGTGCAGGCGCAGGGTGCCGGCGTCCGCCGCGGCGAGGTCGCGCAGGTCGTCGATGACCCGCTGGAGGAGGACGGCCTCCTCGTGCAGGGCACCGAGGAGTGCGGGGTCGGGCTCGACCAGTCCGTCCCGGGTGACCTCCAGCCAGCCCCGGATGTTGGTGAGCGGGCTGCGCAGTTCATGGGCCACGTCGGCGACCAGGGCCTTGCGCTGGGCCTCCAGTTTCTCCCGGCGCTCGGCGAGGTCGTTGAACGCCTCCGCGAGGATGCCGGTCTCGTCGCGGGTGGTGACGGGGACGCGCGCGTGGCTGTCCGGGGGCTGCTGGGCGGCCTCGGTGAGGGCGCGCAGGGGGCGGACCAGCCGTGTGGCGACGACGGCCGAGACGGCGACGGTGAGGGCGAGGACCAGTCCGGCGGTGCCGAAGACCTTCGCCTTGTTGGCCGGTGACATGTTCCAGCGGGGTGTGGCGGGGTTGTCGCCGCCGCCGAGGAAGAGCTGGGCGGTCGGGGCGACGTACGGGTCGAGCTGCGCGATCCGGGCGTCGTCCAGGCATGCCTGCAGGTCGCTCAGCGACTTGGTGCCGTCCACCCGGTCGAGCTCCGAGATCACGGAGGGGGCGAGACCGGCGCCGCCGGTGGCGTGGACGAGCCGGAGCGGCTTGCGGTCGAAGCCCGCCGGGGTGGGACAGTCCGCCTCGGCCCGTTTCTCCAGCGCGCGGAGAGCCTTCTGCTCCGTGGACATCGGTGTGTCGAGCTGACTCTGAACCCCCTGGCACGGGCCGTCGACGGCGGGCGACCGCGAGGAGCCGTCGTCCGCGGTGACCACCGGCCGGCCGCCGGGGGTGTGGGTGAGGGTCGACTCGTAGCCGCGTTGCTCGTAGCAGGTCCGCAGTTGCGCGGCCGCGGCGTCCAGTTCGTGCCGCTCGCCGGAGGTGAGCCGGTAGGGGCCGACCGCGCGCGGGTCGACACCGGTGAGCTGGGCTCCGCGTTCGGTGTAGGTGTCGGTGCTCAGGGGGTCGACGGTGGCGGCGGCGCGGGGCGGCAGCGAGGCGCCCTCGGGGGCGGAGTCGGCGATCGGGGTGCGGTCGGCGGTGGTGAGGGCGATCCGGCGGTCGGTCTTCGCCGACAGGGCCCGCACCTTCGCCTCGACGCCCTTCCAGGTGGGATGGGTGGCGGCGTAGCCGCTCAGCTCGGCGAGGATGTCCATGTCGTCGGCGAGGGCCTGGCCCTGTTCCTCGCGCAGGGCGCGGGTGGTGGTGGCGACGGCGAGCCAGGCGGTGGCGGCGACGGAACACACCGCGATCAGCACGGAGGTGAACAGCAGCCGCACCAGCAGCCGTTTGCGCAGGGGGATGCGGGTCACGGGCGGGTTCCGCTCAGTTTGTAGCCGACGCCGAACACGGTCACCAGGCGTACGGGTCTGCGCGGGTTCGCCTCGATCTTGCGGCGCAGGTTCATGATGTGCACGTCGATGGCCCGTTCGGTGGAGGAGCGGTCGAAACCGCGGGTGCACTGGAGCAACTGCCGCCGGGAGAAGACCCGTTCCGGCTCGCCGGCGAGGGCGAGCAGGATGTGGAACTCGGCCGGGGTGCACTCCACGGGCACCCCGTCGCACGTCACCTCGTGCCGTACCGGGTCGACGGCGATCCCGCCCGCGCGCACCGCCGGCTCCTCGCGCTGTGCGGCGGTCCGCCCGCTGCGCCGCAGCACGGTGCGGATCCGGGCCATCAGCTCACGTGGGCTGTACGGCTTGGTCATGTAGTCGTCGGCGCCGACCTCCAGACCGAACAGGAGGTCCTCCTCGGCGGCGCGGGCGGTGAGCATCAGCACGGGGACGTCGTTCTCCAGGCGCAGCATCCGGCACACCGAGAACCCGTCCAGGACCGGCAGCATCAGATCGAGGACGACCAGGTCGGGGCCGAGCCTGCGGGCCGCCTCGACGGCGGCCGGTCCGTCGTGGACGACGGTGGCCGTGTGGCCCTCGGCGAGCAGGGAGCGTCTGATCAGCTCGGCCTGCATCGTGTCGTCCTCGGCGACGAGTACATGTGCGCACACGCGGTGAACGGCCCTTTCTCAGCGGGCGAGCCAGGTCTGGTCGCCCATGACGACGACGGGGTGCAGGGCGGGGTCGAGGGTGCCGAGCAGGTCCTTCATGTGCTGCTCGGAGATGCTCACGCAGCCGTGGGTGGGGCCGCCGTGGTCGACGTGGATCCAGATCCCTCCTCCGCGTCCCGTGCCGAGCGGACGGGTCGGGTCGAGCGGTGAAGTACCGGGCCGGCGGTTGTAGTTGATGGCGACAACGTAATCGAAGGATCCCTCCAGCGGCTCGCCCTCGAACCCGGCGCCGGACACGACGAAGCTGCTGTTGCGGTGGTACGGGAGCTTCGTCCCGGGATCGGCCAGGCGGCCGCCGGCGTCGGTGAGGCCGTAGACGCCGACGGGTGAGCGCAGATCGCCGGCCATGTGGTGCTCGCTCCAGCCGTCCCGCGCGTTGTGGGCGGGCCAGCTCGCTCCGGCCCGCCAGCCGGTCGGGGTGCGCCGGTACAGGACGACCGTGGAGAGCGGGGAGTTCTCGTCGCGCCCGGTGACGACGACGACCTGCTCCGCGTCGGCCGGTACGGCGGCCAGGGTCTTCGGCCCGAGGCCGGGTATCCGCGTCGGCTCGGCCTCCGCGGTGGAGGCGGGGGCGTCGGCGCCGGCGACGGGCGCGGGGGCGTCGGCCTGGACGGTGGTGGCCCTGGGCTTGGCGGGCGTGGTGGAGGCCGCGACGCCGCCGCCGCATCCGGTGAGCAGGAGGGATGCGGCGAGCAGCGCCACGCCGGGTCGGTGGGTGATCATGGGTCGACCTTGTCCGACGGTTGTTTGGAACTCGTGAGTTCCTCGCGCCCGTTCGGCTACGGGAGGCTGGGCTTGCCCGGTGTGTACAGCCATGTGGTGAACAGCCGGTGGAGGTTCCTGCCCGACTCCCGCTCCGCCAGTCGCTCGAACTGGGCGGTGGTGCCGTGGCCGTGGCGGTGCTGCTGGGCCCAGGCGCGCAGGATGCGCAGGAACGCCCGGTCGCCGACGGCGTTGCGCAGGACCTGCAGGGTCATCGCGCCGCGGGCGTAGACAGGGGTGCCGAAGATGTTGGCGCCGCTGCCGGGGTCGCCGGGCGGGAACGCCCAGACGCTGTCGGTGGCGGGCTTGGCGTACAGGGCGTCGAAGGACTTCTGGGCGCTGTCGCCGCCGTGCTGCTCGGAGTACAGCCACTCGGCGTAGGTGGCGAAGCCCTCGTTGAGCCAGATGTCCTTCCAGGACGTCAGGGAGACCGAGTCGCCGAACCACTGATGGGCGTTCTCGTGGACGAGGGTGCTCAGGTCGGGGGCGCTGTCGTACACCGGCCTGGTCTGGGTCTCCAGGGCGTAGCCGACGTTGGGGGCGTGGTCGACGAGGGAGCCGGCGGCGCGGTACGGGTAGGGCCCGAACAGCCCGCTCTCCCACTCCAGCACGGACGGCAGCTTCTTGAGCACGGGCGCGGCGGCGTTCGCCTCGCGCGGGTCGACGGCGTCGTACACCTTGATGCCGTCGCGGGTCGTGTACTGCTTGACCTGGAAGTTCCCCACGGTCGCGGTGGCGAGGTAGGCGGCCATGGGTTCCTTCTGCCGCCAGCGGAAGGTGGTCCTGCCGTGGTGCGTGCTCTGTCCGAGCAGGACGCCGTTGGAGACGGCGGTGCGGCCCTGGGGGACGGTGATCGTGATGTCGTACGACGCCTTGTCGAGCGGGTGGTTGTTGGCGGGGAACCAGGTCATGGCGCCCTGCGGTTCCCCGGCGACGAAGGCGCCGTCGTCGGTGGGGATCCAGCCGTCGAGGGAGCCGTCGGGGTCGGTGACGGGGCCGGGCCTGCCCTCGTAGGTGACGGTCACCCGGAAGGTCTGTCCCTTGCGCAGGGGGCGGGCGGGGGTGACGACGAGTTCCTGGCCGTCGCGCCGGTGGGCGGCGGTGCGGCCCTCGACCGTCAGGCCGGTGATCTTCAGGCCCTTGAGGTCGAGGTCGAAGCGGGTGAGGCGCTGGGTGGCGCGGGCGGTGAGGACCGCCTTGCCGGTGAGATGGCGGCTGCTCGGGTCGTAACCGAGCGTCAGACCGTAGTGGGAGACGTGGTAGCCGCCGTTCCCGGCGAGCGGGAAGTACGGGTCGCCGACGCCGGGGGCGCCCACCGAACCGGCCGCGGTGGCGGGACCGGCCGCCGTCAACAGGGCCGCCACGGCGACCGGGACGGTGGCGACGACGGCTTCGCGCCGCAGCAGGGCGGGGCGTCTGCGGGGATGAGTCACGTGCGCTCCTTGGGGGGTGGCGGGTGATCAAACGCCCATCAGACTAGGCAACTCGCCGCCAGGATTCCCCCTCCTCCAGGTCAAGCCGCGCGGCGTCGGGGGACGACCGCGGGCAGGCCCTACGCTCGGGCGGCATGACTGTCCGTGTACGCCGTGTCTACGAACCGCCCGAGCCCGAGGACGGGGTGCGTGTCCTCGTCGACCGGCTGTGGCCGCGCGGCCTGGCCAAGGACGTGGCCAGGATCGACGAATGGCCCAAGGCGATGACCCCCTCGACGGAGCTGCGTCGCTGGTACCACACCGGCGAGGCGTCGTACGAGGAGTTCTCCCGCCGCTACGAGGCGGAGCTGGCCGCCCCCGAGGCGGCCGAACTCCTCGACCACGTCCGTGCGTTGGTCCGGGAGGGGCCGGTGACCCTGCTGACGGCCGCGAAGTCCCCCGAGGAGAGCCACGCGGCCGTGCTGCTGGGGCTGCTGGGCTGACGGCGGGTCAGCCGGTCTGCCGTGCCGCCGCCCGGCCCGCCGCGCGGCCCGAGAACAGGCAGCCGCCGAGGAAGGTGCCTTCGAGGGCGTTGTAGCCGTGGACTCCGCCGCCGCCGAAGCCTGCGACCTCGCCGGCCGCGTACAGGCCCTCGATCGGCCGGCCGTCGGCGCCGAGGGCCCGGGAGTCGAGGTCGGTCTGGATGCCGCCGAGCGTCTTGCGGGTGAGGACGTGCAGCTTGACGGCGATCAGCGGGCCGGCCTCGGGGTCGAGGATGCGGTGCGGGGTGGCGACCCGGCCGAGGCGGTCGCCGATGTAGCGGCGGGCGTTGCGGATGCCCTGCACCTGGGCGTCCTTGCTGTAGGGGTTGTCGATCTGCAGGTCGCGGGCGCGGATCTGGCGGCGCAGTCCGTCGGCGTCGAGCAGCGGCTTGTCGGTGAGGGCGTTCATCTTCTCGACGAGCCGGTCGAGGGTGTCGGCGACGACGAAGTCCGCGCCGTGGTCGAGGAACGCCTGCACGGGGGCGGGGGCGCCCTTGCCGAGCAGCCGGTCGCGCAGGACCGCGCGGCGGTCCTTGGCGGTGATGTCGGGGTTCTGCTCGGAGCCGGAGAGCGCGAACTCCTTCTCGACGATCTTCTGGCTGAGGACGAACCAGGAGTGGTCGTGTCCGGCGATGTCCTCGGTGGTGCGCAGGTGCTTGAGGGTGTTGAGGGTGTCGTAGCCCGGCAGGCAGGGGTCGGGCAGCCGGCGGCCGAGCGCGTCGAACCACATCGAGGACGGGCCGGGCAGGATGCGGATGCCGTGGCCGGGCCAGATGGAGTCCCAGTTCTGGATGCCCTCGGTGTAGTGCCACATGCGGTCGCGGTTGACGAGACGGACGCCGGCCTCGGCGCTGATGTCGAGCATGCGGCCGTCGACGTAGGCGGGCACGCCGGTGACCATCTCGGCGGGCGGGGTGCCCAGGCGCTCGGGCCAGTAGCGGCGCACGATCTCGTGGTTGGCGCCGATGCCGCCGCTGGTGACGACGACGGCCTGGGCGGTCAGCTCGAACGCGCCGATCGCGTCACGGTTGGAGGCGACGCCGCGCGCGGAGTCGTCGGGCGCGAGGACCGTGCCGCGTACACCGCGGGCGGCGCCGTCCGTCACGACCAGTTCGTCGACGCGGTGGCGGTGGTGGAAGGTCAGCAGACCGTCCTTCGCGGCCTGCTTGGCGTAGCGGGCGAACGGC
It includes:
- a CDS encoding cyclic nucleotide-binding domain-containing protein: MTKATKLLTALPPPQRRRLMELAREVSFPEDARIFEAGGHADRFWVVRSGAVSLVQPVTSVQRVTVASLGAGDLLGWSWLFPPYRWDFGAEAFSPVRAYEFEAQPVLKLCEEDPALGVTLVRIVAEILAHRLEMTRNRLLEQYGTHRRRVL
- a CDS encoding saccharopine dehydrogenase family protein, giving the protein MRVLLVGAGGVGTAVTRIAARRPFLEAMVVADHDPARAAAAVAALDGDDRFTAERVDAGDEEAVAALLARHRCDVLLNATDPRFVMPLFGAARTAGATYVDMAMSLSRPHPERPYEECGVKLGDAQFARADEWAEAGRLALVGMGVEPGLSDVFARYAADELFDEIEEIGIRDGANLTVDGADFAPSFNIWTTIEECLNPPVVYEADRGWYTTEPFSEPEVFDFPEGIGPVECVNVEHEEVLLVPRWVDARRVTFKYGLGREFVDTLKTLHRLELDRTTPVTVPSAAGPVPVSPRDVVAACLPDPATLGERMHGKTCAGTWVRGVKDGAPREVYLYHVVDNQWSMAEYGSQAVVWQTAVNPVVALELLATGAWSGKGVLGPEAFPARPFLDLLTAYGSPWGVREQ
- a CDS encoding TetR/AcrR family transcriptional regulator; this translates as MPKAVVPEEKRRRRRPTRSGTVLSERLIVDAALRLLREHGSSGLTARRLGLALDCDPSTLYRYFRGMDELTLAIGDALIGEALRGWTPSGRWRADLHAIGLRIHAAYVAHPQAAQLTASRVTGRANELAADEAVLDILRTAGFPLPETVRIYHAFIDQTLAFAALDAASLALPRASQRADDAKWASTYARLPATTHPRIAEAAPLLTSHMLTSAYPTALEMLLDSAAGTLAGLGT
- a CDS encoding sensor histidine kinase, with protein sequence MTRIPLRKRLLVRLLFTSVLIAVCSVAATAWLAVATTTRALREEQGQALADDMDILAELSGYAATHPTWKGVEAKVRALSAKTDRRIALTTADRTPIADSAPEGASLPPRAAATVDPLSTDTYTERGAQLTGVDPRAVGPYRLTSGERHELDAAAAQLRTCYEQRGYESTLTHTPGGRPVVTADDGSSRSPAVDGPCQGVQSQLDTPMSTEQKALRALEKRAEADCPTPAGFDRKPLRLVHATGGAGLAPSVISELDRVDGTKSLSDLQACLDDARIAQLDPYVAPTAQLFLGGGDNPATPRWNMSPANKAKVFGTAGLVLALTVAVSAVVATRLVRPLRALTEAAQQPPDSHARVPVTTRDETGILAEAFNDLAERREKLEAQRKALVADVAHELRSPLTNIRGWLEVTRDGLVEPDPALLGALHEEAVLLQRVIDDLRDLAAADAGTLRLHREPVPADDLLAQVAAAHRVAAQDAGVTLRTGTDGTPWLDADPVRLRQALGNLVANAVRHTPPGGTVTLGARRDGGEAVLTVGDTGTGIAAEDLPYVFDRFWRAEKSRSRRTGGSGLGLAIVRQLVAAHGGTAEAASTPGTGSTFTLRLPAATVPAEDRAEEARTEGERHTARRGPLRRS
- a CDS encoding response regulator — its product is MCAHVLVAEDDTMQAELIRRSLLAEGHTATVVHDGPAAVEAARRLGPDLVVLDLMLPVLDGFSVCRMLRLENDVPVLMLTARAAEEDLLFGLEVGADDYMTKPYSPRELMARIRTVLRRSGRTAAQREEPAVRAGGIAVDPVRHEVTCDGVPVECTPAEFHILLALAGEPERVFSRRQLLQCTRGFDRSSTERAIDVHIMNLRRKIEANPRRPVRLVTVFGVGYKLSGTRP
- a CDS encoding MFS transporter; protein product: MDTSESSSTAPEAGTDDGPHPQEAARRGWRRWAMDTRPLRRPAYRRLWSSTIVTAVGSQLTAVAVPKQIYDITGSSAWVGYASLAGLVPMVLFALWGGAVADTMDRRRLLLITNTGIAVTSVLFWLQAVSGLDSVAVLMVLLAAQQAFFGLNAPARNASIARLVPAEELAAANALGSTVMQTGLVAGPLLAGALIPVIGLPELYLLDALALCVTLWAVVRLPALPPLATATAKRAGVREIAEGFRYIAGHKVLLLSFLADVVAMVFGMPRALFPQLAAETYASYSEGLALGLLFAAIPIGAVLGGLFSGTFSRARRHGWMVIGAVVAWGAAITGFGLSTSLWLAVLFLAVAGVADMVSMVFRGAILLSAATDEMRGRMQGVFTVVVAGGPRLADVLHGTAGAAFGPRAAVAGGGLLVVTVMLALAAAVPALRRYRV
- a CDS encoding LysE/ArgO family amino acid transporter; this encodes MSTALAAAAAGFGTGLSLIVAIGAQNAFVLRQGIRRDAVLAVVGICALSDAVLIALGVGGVGALVVAWPDALTVVGWVGGAFLLGYGLLAARRVIRPGTDALRTDGEAAGSRRRAVLTCLALTWLNPHVYLDTVFLVGSIAADRGPLRWTFGLGAALASLCWFAALGFGARLLGRFLTRPAAWRVLDGLVAATMVTLGVLLVAGA
- a CDS encoding WhiB family transcriptional regulator, whose product is MDDWRQHAACRHEDPDLFFPIGTSGPSLLQTQQAKAVCHRCPVREQCLEWALDTDQTLGVWGGTTETERRALRRRARARRGS
- a CDS encoding LysR family transcriptional regulator ArgP, which gives rise to MMTDLPLEQVRTLLAVVDEGTFDAAAAVLHVTPSAVSQRVKALEQRTGRVLLLRTKPVRPTESGEIVVRFARQLARLERDTRSELGMSGAGEPTRVTVAVNADSLATWFLPALARVPRDPPLCFELHREDETRTAELLREGLVMAAVTSSSEAVTGCSVRVLGTMRYLAAASPEFVARHLSDGPLAETLARAPVMTFDRSDDLQDAFVRRLRRGVGGAGPLRHAVPTSEGFVDAVAAGFGWGMVPEAQAGTLLDTGRLIPLAPDRPLDVPLYWQQWKLDSPALAAVAEAVAEEATQALRR